The following coding sequences are from one Paenibacillus stellifer window:
- a CDS encoding putative bifunctional diguanylate cyclase/phosphodiesterase → MIILHGEYSISLVILSVVISCCAAYTALSMNQRIQQNSFFHKSFWLLMSSVAMGLGIWSMHFVGMSAFMLPVNMNYDLSLTVISVFPAVFASYLASYFAGRPSFSHWSKAVAGLIMGLGISSMHYIGMAAMKMEASFKYRPWIFLTSVVIAVGVSYAALFVFSALQKYMGDHLIKLLTSILMGLAITSMHYTGMSAVVFYTETPLRTHLHQMNQMDITLLTTVVVIGVSLLLLISGLTSLLDRYVEHRLHFFDALTLLPNQRQLEQDLNSVKSARSLAIVHIHNVEKWISMHGYTFGDMIIKAIGEVIQSMKPASSQIYRIEENRFAVVEAHDSGETLKKTMERTLAHFKKPLPIENHRLAIEMVCSLSHTSSNDNRELLSNAMAVLQHPLTRYNHEIIEYNPEIHTYSYERQIVQDIGKAISEHELFLVYQPQVDSKSLKAAGVEALLRWLHPRFGPISPGVFIPILEENGKIFDVTDWVIEEVCRQISKWRQESFAVGHVSINIPGAYVTSSRLLKLIHDNLSAYRIETRYIELEITETSVIEDIENAITAIARFRELGLSVALDDFGTGLSSLSYLKQMPISTIKIDKSFVDGVPVSEKDSAVLDAIITLCYSLNLNVVIEGVETAGQMEFINSMKEAPLIQGYYFSRPLKSGELVAWYAERGPEPAR, encoded by the coding sequence ATGATAATCCTGCACGGAGAATACTCGATCTCTCTCGTGATTCTCTCCGTTGTAATATCGTGCTGCGCCGCCTATACCGCGCTATCCATGAACCAGCGTATCCAGCAGAACAGCTTCTTTCACAAGTCGTTCTGGCTCTTGATGTCTTCCGTTGCCATGGGTCTCGGGATCTGGTCGATGCATTTTGTGGGGATGAGTGCGTTTATGCTTCCGGTCAACATGAATTATGATTTGTCCCTGACCGTGATTTCGGTCTTTCCTGCGGTCTTTGCATCCTATTTGGCTTCTTATTTTGCGGGCCGGCCAAGCTTCAGTCATTGGTCCAAAGCGGTTGCCGGCTTGATCATGGGACTGGGCATTTCATCCATGCATTATATCGGCATGGCCGCCATGAAGATGGAAGCAAGTTTTAAATACAGACCTTGGATTTTCCTGACGTCGGTTGTCATTGCAGTAGGAGTATCATATGCGGCATTGTTTGTATTTTCGGCGCTGCAAAAGTATATGGGTGATCATCTGATCAAGCTCTTGACTTCGATTTTGATGGGGCTTGCGATTACGAGCATGCATTATACCGGTATGTCCGCCGTTGTGTTTTATACGGAAACGCCTTTGCGCACCCATTTACATCAAATGAACCAGATGGACATCACTTTGCTCACGACGGTAGTCGTGATTGGGGTCTCGCTGCTGCTGCTGATTTCCGGTCTGACGAGCCTGCTGGACAGGTATGTGGAACACCGGCTCCATTTTTTTGATGCCTTGACTCTGCTGCCCAACCAGAGACAACTCGAACAGGATTTGAATTCGGTGAAAAGCGCCCGCAGCCTTGCCATCGTACATATTCATAATGTGGAAAAATGGATCAGCATGCATGGATATACTTTTGGAGATATGATCATCAAAGCGATTGGGGAAGTGATTCAGAGCATGAAACCCGCTTCATCCCAAATTTATCGGATCGAGGAGAACCGCTTTGCTGTCGTTGAGGCGCATGATTCGGGGGAGACCTTGAAGAAGACGATGGAACGGACATTGGCTCATTTTAAAAAACCGCTCCCCATCGAAAATCACCGATTGGCTATTGAGATGGTATGTTCGCTTTCCCATACAAGCAGCAATGATAACAGGGAACTTCTATCCAATGCAATGGCAGTCCTCCAGCATCCCTTAACCCGATATAATCATGAAATTATTGAATACAATCCGGAGATCCACACATACAGTTATGAACGGCAAATTGTTCAGGACATAGGCAAGGCTATATCCGAGCATGAGTTGTTCCTGGTCTATCAGCCTCAAGTGGATTCCAAGTCGCTAAAGGCTGCAGGTGTTGAAGCGCTGCTGCGCTGGCTGCATCCCCGATTCGGACCGATTTCACCGGGAGTATTCATCCCGATCCTTGAGGAGAACGGTAAGATTTTCGACGTAACCGACTGGGTGATTGAAGAAGTGTGCAGACAGATTTCCAAATGGCGGCAGGAGTCTTTTGCCGTAGGCCATGTATCCATTAATATTCCGGGCGCCTATGTAACCTCATCCCGGCTGCTTAAGCTGATTCACGACAACCTTTCGGCATACCGGATCGAAACCCGCTATATCGAGCTGGAGATTACCGAGACGAGCGTTATTGAAGATATCGAAAATGCGATTACCGCCATTGCCCGCTTCAGGGAGCTCGGTTTATCCGTGGCGCTGGATGATTTCGGAACAGGCCTGTCCTCCTTGTCCTATCTGAAGCAGATGCCGATTTCGACCATCAAGATTGACAAATCCTTTGTTGACGGCGTTCCTGTCTCTGAAAAGGATTCGGCCGTGCTGGATGCAATCATTACGCTATGCTACTCGCTGAATCTGAACGTCGTAATCGAGGGTGTTGAGACCGCTGGCCAAATGGAATTTATCAATTCCATGAAGGAAGCCCCGCTGATTCAGGGGTATTATTTCTCGCGTCCGCTGAAGTCCGGTGAGCTTGTTGCCTGGTATGCGGAGAGAGGCCCGGAACCAGCCAGGTGA
- a CDS encoding dynamin family protein encodes MERTLVELYSLAERQGDRARAHVFKELALKANMGELTFTFCGHFSAGKSSMINALCGKELLPSGPVPTSANIVSIRSGSPRANVRRRLEGGTEEELLVSPEQMREYCRLGGEYSSIEVWEDVPLLGRSGVLMDTPGVDSTDEGHQRATETALHLADIVFYVMDYNHVESENNLAFAKNLSEWGKPLYLIVNQIDKHRHNEIPIEAYRAQVESAFQSWGVSYAGLLFTSLKDQEHEFSAWGNLPLLIRDLLKRREELLAYSLSQSMHHTADEALESLREDQSEERERLLEELDSGSNQSAAVEAAELEMEERRLDSLPEEARGELRKKLDVHLENANLMTADIRDLVSRLAESLAPGFRTGLFTTAARKDRERVARLAALEAALRRQLSSQLEIHVLQLLREWGEALELWRDEEEALMKESFPLADSAWLSGAIQPGTPTEGEAHLQFCRGLALELRSGFRRAALASADRQLASLPPLLAQRRAELALRRAAAGRRAAAAAALAELDRAEHARAAEFAALLPPRPALAPGLLPEVSAYPRAARSAAVRVPGPPQMTADPVVAARPAAAGHAPAEGRRRLGEAARLLERAAARLAAEPAMASAARSLSARSADLAGGRFTLALLGAFSAGKSSFANALLGEEVLPVSPHPATAAVNRILAPEGQNRHGTARVIMKSREEFWDDLRHSFSVLQLGEPDDSSWDEAVNRLPERGVHPSSLPHAGFLRAAARGWKEAERHLGTVRTVELPEYRELVAEESKACFVRSIDLFYDSPVTRSGIVLVDTPGADSLHARHTGVTFSYMKEADAICFVTYYNHAFSKADRGLLMQLGRIRESLELDKMFFIVNASDLADNREELEQVLEHVAGNLRTAGIGRPRLYALSSLLALEARKSGVNPGPSSGFSDFEDELWRFAGQELPGLALASARESLASVRKRTEEWREMASTAESEREAEATRMAERRAAAEKALERLAVDERVLRDIRREGEELLYHVRQRLGFALGRMFQESFHPSLLRSDAGPMKETFAACGRELWRTAGRELEAELWATTLRLSSAGRRLVRSAADAMAEELGDSGLTYEGKAWDERSWPAPGRLEISLPEADWERWWPLFKSPKAFFEGGGRDVLRRAVEPQLKEAIAAAAAKAEPALLAHYESLASAALAAAARELAAELKEREIAMLSLLKGGDTAERWAILAQELQQIESGLASL; translated from the coding sequence ATGGAAAGAACGCTGGTTGAGCTATACTCTCTGGCGGAGCGGCAAGGAGACAGGGCGCGAGCCCATGTCTTTAAAGAGCTGGCGCTCAAAGCCAATATGGGCGAGCTGACCTTTACGTTCTGCGGACATTTTTCGGCAGGAAAATCGAGCATGATCAATGCGTTGTGCGGCAAGGAGCTGCTTCCGTCTGGACCGGTTCCGACAAGCGCCAACATTGTATCTATCCGCAGTGGATCGCCTCGCGCCAATGTCCGGAGACGTCTTGAAGGCGGCACCGAAGAAGAGCTGCTTGTGTCCCCGGAACAGATGAGGGAGTATTGCCGCCTGGGAGGCGAATACAGCTCGATTGAGGTATGGGAGGATGTTCCGCTGCTTGGAAGAAGCGGCGTTCTGATGGATACGCCGGGCGTGGACTCGACTGACGAAGGCCATCAGCGGGCTACCGAGACCGCGCTTCATCTGGCGGACATCGTCTTCTATGTGATGGATTACAATCATGTCGAATCGGAGAACAACCTGGCGTTTGCCAAAAATTTAAGCGAGTGGGGCAAGCCGCTGTATTTGATCGTCAATCAGATCGACAAGCATCGCCATAACGAAATTCCCATTGAAGCTTACCGCGCACAAGTGGAAAGCGCTTTCCAGAGCTGGGGCGTTTCTTATGCGGGTCTGCTCTTCACTTCTTTGAAAGATCAAGAGCATGAGTTCAGCGCCTGGGGAAATCTGCCTCTCCTGATTCGTGATCTGCTGAAGCGCAGGGAGGAGCTGCTGGCTTACAGCCTCTCGCAGTCCATGCATCATACAGCCGATGAAGCTCTGGAGTCTCTTCGTGAAGATCAGTCTGAAGAAAGAGAGCGGCTTCTCGAGGAGCTGGATAGCGGAAGCAATCAATCTGCTGCCGTGGAGGCCGCTGAACTGGAGATGGAAGAGCGGCGGCTTGATTCGCTGCCGGAGGAAGCCCGGGGAGAACTCCGGAAGAAGTTGGACGTCCATCTTGAGAACGCTAACCTGATGACGGCGGATATTCGAGATCTGGTGAGCCGTCTGGCCGAAAGTCTCGCGCCAGGCTTTCGAACCGGTCTATTCACGACGGCAGCCAGGAAGGACCGGGAGCGCGTCGCCCGCTTGGCCGCACTGGAAGCTGCTCTCCGGCGGCAGCTATCTTCACAGCTTGAGATTCATGTGCTTCAGTTGCTTCGAGAATGGGGCGAAGCGCTGGAGCTGTGGAGAGACGAGGAGGAGGCCCTGATGAAGGAAAGCTTTCCTCTTGCGGATTCAGCCTGGCTGTCCGGCGCAATCCAGCCGGGCACGCCTACTGAGGGAGAAGCCCATCTTCAGTTCTGCCGGGGGCTGGCGCTTGAGCTTCGGAGCGGCTTCCGCAGGGCCGCTCTCGCCTCGGCAGACCGGCAGCTGGCTTCGCTGCCGCCCCTGCTTGCGCAGCGCCGCGCAGAGCTGGCGCTGCGCCGTGCCGCCGCCGGGCGGCGGGCCGCAGCCGCGGCCGCCCTGGCGGAGCTGGACCGCGCGGAGCATGCCCGCGCGGCCGAATTCGCGGCGCTGCTGCCGCCGCGACCCGCGCTCGCCCCCGGCCTGCTGCCGGAGGTGAGCGCGTACCCCCGGGCGGCCCGCAGCGCCGCCGTCCGGGTGCCGGGTCCGCCGCAGATGACGGCGGACCCGGTGGTGGCCGCCCGTCCCGCGGCGGCCGGCCATGCGCCGGCGGAGGGACGGCGCCGGCTGGGAGAAGCCGCGCGGCTGCTGGAGCGCGCGGCGGCCAGGCTTGCGGCCGAGCCGGCGATGGCCTCGGCGGCGCGCAGCCTGTCGGCGCGGTCCGCCGATCTGGCTGGCGGCCGGTTCACGCTGGCGCTGCTCGGAGCGTTCAGCGCCGGCAAATCCTCCTTCGCCAATGCGCTGCTCGGCGAAGAGGTGCTGCCCGTGTCGCCGCATCCCGCTACCGCGGCGGTGAACCGGATTCTGGCGCCGGAAGGGCAGAATCGGCACGGGACAGCCAGGGTCATCATGAAGAGCCGGGAGGAATTCTGGGATGATCTCCGCCACTCCTTCAGCGTGCTTCAGCTCGGAGAACCGGATGACAGCTCATGGGATGAAGCCGTGAATCGGCTGCCGGAGCGGGGGGTGCACCCGTCTTCACTGCCGCATGCCGGATTCTTGCGGGCGGCGGCGAGAGGGTGGAAGGAAGCGGAGCGGCATCTGGGAACCGTCCGGACCGTTGAGCTTCCGGAATACCGGGAATTGGTGGCGGAAGAAAGCAAAGCATGCTTCGTGCGGAGCATCGATCTCTTCTACGATAGTCCGGTTACCCGCAGCGGAATCGTGCTCGTCGATACGCCGGGAGCGGATTCGCTGCATGCGAGGCATACCGGCGTCACCTTCAGCTATATGAAGGAAGCGGACGCAATCTGCTTCGTCACGTATTACAACCATGCGTTCTCCAAAGCGGACAGGGGACTGCTTATGCAGCTTGGCCGGATCAGGGAGAGCTTGGAGCTTGATAAAATGTTCTTTATCGTCAACGCATCCGATCTCGCGGACAACCGGGAGGAGCTGGAGCAGGTGCTGGAGCATGTAGCCGGGAATCTGCGTACCGCAGGCATCGGCCGGCCCCGTCTGTATGCGCTGTCCAGTCTCCTGGCGCTGGAGGCCCGGAAATCGGGGGTTAACCCGGGACCATCCTCCGGCTTTAGCGATTTTGAGGATGAGCTGTGGCGGTTCGCCGGACAGGAGCTTCCCGGTCTTGCATTGGCATCTGCCCGGGAGAGCCTGGCTTCGGTGCGGAAGCGGACCGAGGAATGGCGGGAGATGGCGTCAACCGCCGAGTCAGAGCGGGAAGCGGAAGCCACACGCATGGCGGAACGGCGAGCGGCAGCGGAGAAGGCGCTGGAGCGGCTCGCTGTGGATGAGCGGGTGCTGCGCGACATCAGGCGGGAGGGCGAGGAGCTGCTCTATCATGTCCGCCAGCGGCTGGGCTTTGCGCTGGGGCGAATGTTTCAGGAATCATTCCATCCGTCCCTGCTGCGCAGCGATGCCGGGCCGATGAAAGAGACATTCGCAGCCTGCGGACGGGAATTGTGGCGGACCGCAGGCCGCGAGCTGGAGGCCGAGCTATGGGCGACGACGCTGCGACTTTCGTCGGCGGGCCGCAGACTTGTCCGGTCTGCGGCGGATGCCATGGCGGAAGAGCTGGGAGACTCCGGCCTGACCTATGAAGGGAAGGCTTGGGACGAACGCTCCTGGCCTGCGCCCGGGCGGCTGGAAATTTCGCTGCCGGAAGCCGATTGGGAGCGGTGGTGGCCGCTCTTCAAGTCGCCGAAGGCATTCTTCGAAGGCGGAGGCCGGGATGTCCTGCGGCGGGCGGTGGAGCCGCAATTGAAGGAAGCGATTGCGGCCGCGGCTGCGAAGGCTGAGCCTGCGCTGCTGGCGCATTATGAATCTCTGGCCTCTGCTGCGCTTGCCGCAGCGGCACGGGAGCTAGCAGCGGAATTGAAAGAGCGGGAGATCGCCATGTTATCGCTTCTGAAGGGGGGTGATACGGCGGAACGCTGGGCGATTCTGGCGCAGGAGCTGCAGCAGATCGAATCCGGCTTGGCCTCTCTTTAG